One window of the Lysobacter sp. S4-A87 genome contains the following:
- a CDS encoding helix-turn-helix transcriptional regulator produces MALRYHALSASAPLPPPRDGQWLELAVGSEAPLRLPRDWFSLWLPLRGDLQLQDIDCQWRLRSRQAQMWCSGALSAQGTRDSLWLCLAGSPAAWARHFASVPGLREPLAWQHAAPRRLRRQLVQLARALRDAPSFEVAQACTDHSLATLLAEQQQAIAARLPRCRGRNQSHRRQTLLRLLHVRHLVRSHVEADDDSEPAIDLAWLADRAHYSPGHLIRIHREVFGETPSEYLARLRSARAWRLVRDTAMPVGEITQVLGFESQSAFCRAFKHTFGMTATQARRIDAASVKETSIEAAQCAA; encoded by the coding sequence ATGGCCCTGCGCTATCACGCACTTTCCGCTTCGGCGCCGTTGCCGCCCCCGCGCGACGGGCAATGGCTGGAGCTGGCCGTCGGAAGCGAAGCGCCGCTGCGCCTGCCGCGCGACTGGTTCTCGCTGTGGCTGCCACTGCGCGGCGACCTGCAACTGCAGGACATCGACTGCCAGTGGCGCTTGCGCAGCCGCCAGGCACAGATGTGGTGCAGCGGCGCACTGTCTGCGCAGGGCACGCGCGATTCGCTGTGGCTGTGCCTGGCCGGCAGTCCCGCCGCCTGGGCCAGGCATTTCGCCAGTGTCCCCGGCTTGCGCGAGCCGCTTGCCTGGCAACACGCGGCACCGCGCCGCCTGCGCCGGCAGCTGGTGCAGCTTGCGCGCGCACTGCGCGACGCCCCGTCCTTCGAGGTCGCGCAGGCTTGCACTGACCACTCCCTGGCCACGCTGCTGGCCGAGCAGCAGCAGGCCATCGCCGCGCGCCTGCCCCGCTGTCGTGGCCGCAACCAGTCACACCGCCGCCAGACCCTGCTGCGGTTGCTGCACGTACGCCATCTGGTGCGCAGCCATGTCGAGGCCGATGACGACTCCGAACCGGCGATCGACCTGGCCTGGCTTGCCGACCGCGCGCATTACTCGCCGGGGCACCTGATCCGCATCCATCGCGAAGTCTTTGGCGAAACGCCGTCGGAATACCTGGCGCGCCTGCGCAGCGCACGCGCCTGGCGCCTGGTGCGCGACACCGCGATGCCGGTCGGCGAGATCACCCAGGTGCTCGGCTTCGAGAGCCAGAGCGCGTTCTGCCGTGCGTTCAAGCACACCTTCGGCATGACCGCGACGCAGGCGCGACGGATCGATGCAGCGTCGGTCAAGGAAACGTCCATCGAGGCAGCACAATGCGCAGCCTGA
- a CDS encoding AraC family transcriptional regulator yields the protein MAGPLIRITALTHYRELVRELGGNPEALLRDFNIAPDLLDVHYAMVPMLSLVHLLERTASELDCPDFGLRLSQQQDWNIVGPVALIARNCPDVGAALDDFARFIGFYSAGTVFELDRTTEPDAPRLTYHFELGKPVGPSRHAVERALGLMHHVVGMLLDDRAFHAQAVLCRHEPALPHAHYRKYFGTQVLFGQEINALVLTRAQIARPIDRHNRMMRAFLVDFVSREIDQQPRNVREHATASIDRLLPTGRCSLVSVAEQLAMHSRTLQRQLADDGLTFEALLDAVRRDRAQGYLAEPAMPMTQIAGLLGFREQSSFNRACRRWFGQTPQAMRQALLDAAP from the coding sequence TTGGCCGGACCCCTGATCCGCATCACCGCCCTGACCCACTACCGCGAGCTCGTCCGCGAGCTCGGAGGTAACCCCGAGGCGCTGCTGCGCGACTTCAATATCGCGCCCGACCTGCTCGACGTGCACTACGCGATGGTGCCGATGCTGTCGCTGGTGCATCTGCTGGAGCGCACCGCCTCGGAACTGGATTGCCCGGATTTCGGCCTTCGCCTGTCGCAGCAACAGGACTGGAACATCGTCGGCCCAGTGGCGCTGATCGCGCGCAACTGTCCCGATGTCGGCGCGGCGCTTGACGATTTCGCCCGCTTCATCGGCTTCTACAGCGCCGGTACCGTGTTCGAACTCGATCGCACCACCGAGCCCGATGCGCCGCGACTGACTTACCACTTCGAGCTTGGCAAGCCAGTGGGCCCCAGCCGGCACGCGGTGGAACGTGCCCTGGGACTGATGCACCACGTCGTCGGCATGCTGCTGGATGATCGCGCCTTCCACGCCCAGGCCGTGCTTTGTCGCCACGAACCCGCTTTGCCCCATGCGCACTACCGCAAGTACTTCGGCACGCAGGTCCTGTTCGGCCAGGAGATCAACGCCCTTGTCCTGACGCGTGCCCAGATCGCCCGGCCCATCGATCGCCACAACCGGATGATGCGGGCGTTCCTCGTCGACTTCGTCAGCCGCGAGATCGACCAGCAACCCCGCAACGTGCGCGAGCATGCAACAGCATCGATCGATCGCCTGCTCCCGACGGGACGTTGCTCGCTTGTCAGCGTGGCCGAGCAGTTGGCCATGCACTCGCGCACCCTGCAACGGCAGCTCGCGGACGATGGCCTGACCTTCGAAGCCTTGCTTGATGCCGTACGACGCGACCGCGCCCAGGGTTACCTGGCCGAACCGGCCATGCCGATGACCCAGATTGCCGGCCTGCTCGGCTTCAGGGAGCAGAGCTCGTTCAACCGGGCCTGCCGGCGCTGGTTCGGCCAGACGCCCCAGGCCATGCGGCAAGCGCTGCTCGACGCGGCACCTTGA